CGTGGTGGAAGGTGTGGAAAAAACACCGGGCAGAAGCGGATTTAAACTGCTTTACTATCAAGATGGCAGTATTGATGGAACAGTTGGTGGCGGCAAATTAGAGAGATTGGTTCTGGATAAATGCAGCGAGATCTTCCAAACCCCAAAAAGTGCACTTCTGGAATTTGCACTCACCGAAACTTCAGAAGGAATCGGCATGGCATGTGGCGGAACAGCTAAAGTTTTTCTGGAATATTTTCCTCCTACGAAAAAAGCCTACATTTTTGGTGCTGGCCATCTTTGCAGAAGTGTGGTTCCACTTCTAACTTCTATCGGTTTTTACTGCGTTGTGATCGATAACAGAGAAGATTTTGCCAATAAAGAAAGAATTCCTTTGGCAAAAGAAGTTCTGGCTGTTGATTATCTGAAATTCCTGGAGAAATTTGAACCTGCCGAAACTGATGCTATTCTAATTTTCACGCATGGTCATATCCACGATTTTGATATTCTGGATGCTCTTTGCAGAAACAATGTAAAGGCAAAATACATTGGCATGATCGGATCTAAAACTAAAGTAAAACAGGCAATCGATAAAATTGAAAAATCAAAATATGCTGGTGATCTGATCTCAAAAGTTTTTGCACCGATCGGCTTGAACATTGGTAAAACCACAACGCAGGAAATTGCCATCGCCATTTCTGCCGAGATTTTAGCAGTTTACAATGATGTGAAGAAGATAGAACATTATAAAAATGAAAAATAAAAAATTTCGTAGCTTGAAGTGCCAGATTGAGAAAGATGAAACTGGAGTTTCAAGTGGTATTGTGTTCCCAAACAGGAGTTTGGGAACAAGAAGTTTGTGTGGAGTTTTGGGAACAAGAAGAACCTTGCGAAGGTTTTGGAACTTCTTGCTTGATCGACCTTCGCAAGGTTAGGATGCATAGCTCGATCTCTCAGATCGTGGAAAAAGCTCCTCTTCGCAAGGGGAGAAGCGGGTTTAGTGTATCACGATCTCTCAGATCGTGGGAACATCTCCCCTTGACAGGGAAGAAAATCGGAAATTTATAAATTGAAGAGGTAAAATAAATGGAAGCTTTTGAAAATTTATTGCAGCAGATACCATATGTAGATTCACCGTTTATGATCAAGGTCTTAAAATCGATCATATTTCTGGCATTGCTTTGGCTTATCAAGATCATCATCAGGCAATTCGTTCTAAAAAGGATTTCCGATGTAAAAGTGCATTATCAGTGGCGCAAAATCTTGAATACTATTTTTGTAATACTGGGTTTTATCATCATCGGGCGCATCTGGTATGAAGGCGTCCAGTCGTTAGTTACTTATCTTGGTTTGCTCTCTGCCGGTATCGCAGTTGCTCTCAAAGATCCCATTTCCAATCTGGCAGGCTGGCTTTTCATCGTTTCGCGCAAACCGTTTGATGTGGGTGATAGAATTCAATTGGGAGAATACGCCGGAGATGTGATCGATTTGAGTGCTTTTCAAATTTCTATTTTGGAAATTGGCAACTGGGTGCAGGCAGATCAATCGACCGGCAGAATTATTCACATTCCAAATGGGAAGATATTCACTCAGGAACTGGCAAATTACGATAAAGGTTTCAAATATATCTGGAACGAGATTCGTGTTCTTATCACCTTTGAAAGCGACTGGCAGAAAGCTAAAAAAATCCTGCTGGAAATTGTCAATAATAAAGGCGAAAACATCTCAACTGCCATGGAAAGACAGATAAAGCGAGCAGCCCGAAAATTCATGATCTACTACAAAAATCTTACACCGATTGTTTATACCGATGTAAAAGATAGCGGAGTTCAACTCACGATTCGTCACCTCTGCGAAACCAGAAGAAGAAGAGGATATAACGAAGCCATCTGGGAAGATATTCTTACCGAATTTGCCAAACACGACGACATCGATCTGGCATATCCTACTACCAGGTTTTACAAGTTGGGCGAGGAAAAGTGAATATTAAAAAACTTATCCCTTTATTCGCGCTAATTTGTGTTAATTCGTGGTTAGTCTCTACCACCTGGTACATCAATCTTGACGGTACAGGTGATTTCACAACCATCCAGGAAGGAATAAATGCTTCAGTAGATAATGATACCGTCCTTGTTTATCCAGGTACATATTACGAGAACCTTGATTTTAATGGAAAGAGTATCACACTTTGCAGTCAGGAACTGATAACAGGAAATTCTCAATTTATTAATTCTACGATCATCGATGGACAAAATCTTGAAAGCTGTATTCGTATTCATAATGGTGAAACAAATGCTATCATTCGAGGATTTACGATCCAGCACGGTTACGGAACTCAATTCTGGTCACATGATGGTGGAGGAATCTTAGTACATGATTATAGTACAGCATTTATTACAAATTGCATTATAAAACATAACAAAGCTTCTCTTGGGGCTGGCATTTACGCCAGGCATGGATTTATCAATCTTTCGGGAGTAACTTTGTACGAAAATTATGGCGTTTGTGGAGGGGCAGTATATCTTGATGACGACAGTTCACTAAATTGTGATCCAGATAATTTATGCAATATCTATAATAATTATGCAGGTAGAGGATCGGATATTTATGTACAGGACACAGGAAACATCGAAGTAATAGTAGATACTTTTACTGTTTTTAATCCCAGTCGCTTCTTTGCTGAATATTATGAAGGTTCAACATTGACGGTTAATATCCAAAACAACTGGATGAACTTAATTCCGGAAGATCTTTATGTTTCCACAAACGGTGATGATAATAATAGCGGAATAACTATTAATGAACCTTTGAAAACAATTTCCTGGGCAATTCACAAAATTCAAGCCAATGAACAGAATCCCAGAACAATTCATATAGCAAACGGTACATATTCTTACCAAGAGAATCAACAAATCTATCCAATTGGATGTAAAGAATTCGTTTCAATAGTTGGTCAAGATATGGATAATACGATACTTTGTAATGATTTCATAGGAACAAATCTTATAGGATTTAATATAAGTAATGAGATTGAAATTAGTGATATTACTTTAAGAAATAGTTCATCTTTACATACTGAAAATGTAGTATATTTTTCAGATATGGAATGTTTAACTTTAAATAATATAAATATATCTAATAATTCTAATATTGATTATATTTTTACAGATAATAATCAATTCAGTTATTATAATAATTTATTAATTGAAGATAATATAATAGAGGGATACTCTGCTGCTGTTTATTTGAGAGGGAGTGGATATCTAAAAAATAGCATTATCAGTAATAATACAAATCTCAGCAATCCACCAATTGGTTGTGAAGTTGCATTGCATATTTCAGCTCGGGGAAATGATAGTGAATTCAATATTGAGAATTGTGTAATTTCAAATAACAATACTGCTAATTCTGAAAGCTGTATTGTTAAAGTAAATAATTATAATGGAAATGAACCAACAATTCGCTTTACTAATTGTATATTTAATGATAATTACTGTGCTGATAATTTTCTATTCTGTAATTATAATTTTAATGGAACAACTATAATGAATAATTGCACACTGGCAGATAATACAACTGGCGGTTCATTTTACAGCCATACAATTGATTCATATGGAGACTTGATACTTAATAATACAATCATGCATAATGATCCAGACTATGAAATCTTTCTTAAAGATGATACTATTAACGGCAATGTAAATGAATGTATAGTTAATTACAGCAATATCAAAAACGGAGAAGCTGGAACATATAATCAGAATAATGCAAATATAATAAGCTGGGAAGATGGTAATATCAGTTTAGATCCTCAATTCTTGCTTTCACAAGAAAATCCTTATCAACTTTCCGAATATTCACCCTGCATCGATACCGGCACTCCGGATACAACAGGTTTACTCCTTCCACCTTATGATCTTCTATATCATGAACGTATCTGGGATGGAGACAATAATGGAGAAGCTATCATCGATATGGGCTGCTATGAATTTGGTGCAGATTCAGTAGGAGTTGAAAATCACCAGTTACCAATGACAAATTCACAAATGACCAATTATCCCAATCCTTTCAATCCATCCACGACGATTTCTTTTGATTTAACCGCTAAGGACACAAATACCGCGAAGATTGAAATCTACAATTTGAATGGCCAGAAAGTAAAAATTCTTTCTGTCACTCTGAGCGAAGTCGAAGAGTCAGGTATTAATCAATTGAAAGTTCCCCGTCTTTCGACGCAGCTCAGGATGACCCAAGCGGGGAAAAATAGCTATTCCGTCATTTGGAACGGCACCGACCAAAGCAACAAGCCTGTCTCCAGCGGAATCTACTTTGCACGATTAAAAGCTGAAAATGTAGAAGCAAGCTGTAAGATGCTGCTGTTGAAATAAATTTGGACTCGACTTCAGAAGAACAAATTAAGACTCGAGTTGAGAATGAAAAGCCTTAAGATTGTATTCTGAAGTCCCGCTTTCAGCTGAACTCCAGTCCACGAGAAGAAAAGAGAGAGAAAAAATAGAATAATTCGGGTTTTAACCCTTCAATTGGGCTAAAGCCCTTTTTTATGATTGTTTTAAAATCCCCGCGATAAATCACGGGGCTATTCATTTGGACTAGAGATTAGAGTATGAAAATCGTCATTTTTTACAGTTACGTAGAAATATGTTGTATAACCCTTCTTTTGAAATAAAAAAAATCTATACCGAACTTTGTTCGTTTTGGTTCGATGCAAAAAAAACAATTTTCCTTTTTTCAATTGACAATTCACCTTCCAAACGGATTTTTCAAAACCATAAAAATAAAGTTGAAATGGAGCAGGAATGAAAAAAACGATCTTACTGATTTTTCTTTCTTTCTCTTTCTTTCTCTTTGCGGAAAGCACCTTCACAGTGATGGATGCGCCAAATGATGATGGATCAGCTCTTATCATCAACTGGAATATCGATCATCCCGATTTAGTGAAGATCGTGCTGCAAAAGGAAAAAGCGAATGGAGAAATAGTTGTTTTAGTAGAAACAGATCAGCAATTCGGAAAATATGTGGATGGAGAAAGTGTAACTGCCGGAACAGAGTACGGTTATCAGTTGTATGCTTTTGACTCAGCTGATCAGCAAATTGCAAAATACGAAGGTTTTGGAACAGCCAAAGTTCAATGGTTCAACACAAATAAAATATCGCTTCTCTTCATGGTGGTAGTTTTAACTGCGGCGATAGTTTATTTCATCTTCTCGGCCAAAAGCGGTAAGGAGCTTTATATTCGCAAGATCAGCGGTTTGGAATCTATGGATGAATCTGTGGGGCGTGCCACAGAAATGGGTAAACCGATTCTGTTCGTGCCGGGAATTCTGGATTTGAACGATATGCAGACGATTGCCGGCTTAACTATTTTGGGGCATTTAGCAGTGAAAACTGCGCAATACGACACCAAGCTGATCGTGCCGGTATGCCGTTCCATGGTACTTTCCACTGCCAAAGAAATCGTTAAGGAATCTTATCTGAAAGCAGGTCGCCCCGATGCCTACGATCCTGATTCGGTTTTCTATCTGACAGATGATCAGTTTGGTTTTGTAGCAGGTGTGGACGGCATTATCGTGCGAGAAAAACCAGCAGCCAATTTCTATCTGGGAGCTTTTTATGCTGAATCTTTGATTCTGGCAGAAACCGGATTTGCCAGCGGAGCTATCCAAACTGCTGGAACTGCCATGCCGAGTCAATTACCATTTTTCGTGGCAGCCTGCGATTATACACTGATCGGTGAGGAACTTTTTGCAGCTTCCGCCTATCTTTCCAAAGAGCCGCATCAGCTGGGAAGTTTGAAGGGTCAGGATTTGGGAAAAGCTATTTTTGTGATCGTATTAACAGCCGGAATTATCATGGAAATATTCGGAATTCACTTCCTGAAAAATTTCCTGACTCTGCATTAAGGAGACAGCTATGAAAAGACAGATACCATTAATAATAACATTTTTAGTCGGATTTATCGTCATTTTTTCCGAGTTCATTCCACAGAGATTTTTCGGTCAGATTTCAAGCACTTTGGAAGAATGGTTTCTCATCATTTCCGGTTTTGCTATCATATTGGGACAGCTCAGTTTGTTCAAAGTAAATTTCCTGAAAATAAAATTTAAACAACCAAACTGGCCATATTACATTGTTACTCTGATCAGTTTTGTTGTCATGGTTGGTTTTGGAGCTTTCTGGGGAACGGAAACCAGTTCCGGATTTCTGGGAGATGGAGCCAAGATCGTGGCAACGCTTGGCGATAAACCGTTTGATTACCTGTTCCATAATGTATATCAACACCTGAGTGCCACAATGTTCTCGCTGCTGGCATTCTTCATTGCATCGGCAGCTTATCGTGCTTTTATTGCCAGAAATGTTGAATCTAATCTTCTGCTGATCGCAGCTGTATTGGTTATGCTGGGAAATACCAGTCTGGGAAGTGCTCTTACAGGCTGGCTGCCGGAATCTCTCAAATTTCTGCATCTACCGCGCATTTCAGAATTTATTATGAAATATCCCAACACGGCCGGGCAGCGAGCCATTATGATCGGAGCCGGTCTTGGTCTTATTGGAAGTTCATTACGGATCATTCTGGGAATTGAACGTTCCTATCTGGGAGGTAAATAATGAGTGCGCATAAACAAATTGACCGACGCTGGATCTTCCTGCTGATCTTTATCTGCGTTGCTCTACCGCTCATCTTTGTGATCGGGCTTCCCATTGAAACAACAGAAAACTCCAGGTTGGTCTACGATCTGGTTCAAAATACACCTCCGGGCAGCAAGGTGATTCTTTCTTTCGATTACGATCCTGGCAGTAAACCGGAACTTCATCCCATGGCAACAGCTGTGATGAAAAATTGTCTGGAAAGAAATGTAAAAGTAATAATTACAGCTCTCTGGCCGATGGGCGTGCAGATGGCGGAAGAAATTCATGAAGAACTTAAAACCGAATATCCCCAAATGGAATATGGCGTAGATTATGTGAATCTTGGTTTCAAAGCTGGCGGTATGGTTACAGTGCAGGCGATGGGGAAGAGCTTCAGAACTATTTTTCCGACCGATCTGAATGGAACCTCCATCAATGAACTGCCCATCATGAACGGCGTGAAGAATTTTGATAACATCGCTTTTGTCTGCTCGTTTTCGGCTGGCGATCCCGGCATTAAACAATGGGTTCAGATAACCCACGATACTTTCGGCAAACCTGTTACCGGCGGCGTGACTGGAGTTAGCGCTCCGGCTGTGTTGCCATACGTGAACGAACAACAGCAGTTAACTGGGCTTCTGGCCGGTTTGAAAGGAGCTGCAGAATATGAATTCATGGTGAAAAAACCAGGAACTGCAACCAGTGGAATGGACGCCCAATCTATAGCTCATCTGCTGATAATTATTTTTATCGCCATTGGAAACATCAACTATTGGCGAAATAAGAAGAAAGAAGCAAAAGGAGGTGAATAATGTTGCATTTTTTTGAAGTTTTAGGAGTTTGGCTGGCAGCACTGTTCACTTTTGCCATCTATA
This genomic window from Candidatus Cloacimonadota bacterium contains:
- a CDS encoding XdhC/CoxI family protein, which translates into the protein METPIFEIIEKAAENQKKGIAFVMATVVEGVEKTPGRSGFKLLYYQDGSIDGTVGGGKLERLVLDKCSEIFQTPKSALLEFALTETSEGIGMACGGTAKVFLEYFPPTKKAYIFGAGHLCRSVVPLLTSIGFYCVVIDNREDFANKERIPLAKEVLAVDYLKFLEKFEPAETDAILIFTHGHIHDFDILDALCRNNVKAKYIGMIGSKTKVKQAIDKIEKSKYAGDLISKVFAPIGLNIGKTTTQEIAIAISAEILAVYNDVKKIEHYKNEK
- a CDS encoding mechanosensitive ion channel family protein; the encoded protein is MEAFENLLQQIPYVDSPFMIKVLKSIIFLALLWLIKIIIRQFVLKRISDVKVHYQWRKILNTIFVILGFIIIGRIWYEGVQSLVTYLGLLSAGIAVALKDPISNLAGWLFIVSRKPFDVGDRIQLGEYAGDVIDLSAFQISILEIGNWVQADQSTGRIIHIPNGKIFTQELANYDKGFKYIWNEIRVLITFESDWQKAKKILLEIVNNKGENISTAMERQIKRAARKFMIYYKNLTPIVYTDVKDSGVQLTIRHLCETRRRRGYNEAIWEDILTEFAKHDDIDLAYPTTRFYKLGEEK